Below is a window of Robbsia betulipollinis DNA.
TGGCGTATGTACTATGTCCAGCATGGGGAGTTGGTGATCGTGATGCTCGGTGGTGGTGACAAGTCGAGCCAGCAGGCTGATATTCGGCGAGCTATCGGGCTTGCGAAAGCCTTGGAGAATTAATCATGGTAAAAAAAATTAAGGTTTCGGAAGTTTCTGAGTTTGATGCCGCTGAATACTTGAATAGTGAAGAGGATGTGGCAGCATATCTGACTACGGTTCTTGAAGAAAACGATCCGGCTTTATTGGCCGCTGCCATTGGCGATATTGCTCGAGCACGTGGAATGTCGCAAGTTGCCAGGGATTCGGGAATCGCTCGCGAAGCTTTATATAAGGCTCTTCGACCTGGCAGCGAGCCGCGTTTTGAGACTATTAGCCGCGTTTGTGCAGCGTTGGGGGTTCGATTAGTAGCGCAGCCAATGCATATAACGCTCTGAAATATAAAATCGGACAGCACTAAAACTAGTTCGGTTATAAGGACCGGCACTTTATAACTGGTTAGATAACAAGACTGTCTAGCATAGGTAAATTTAACATAAGACCTGTTGCAGGGCGAATTCAAAATCCTCGCGACGGCGGCTTTTCGGCCATTGCAGCCGTTCGACACCGAGCCTGCCAATGGCCGAAGTCGGCAGCAAAACAGACATTGGCGATGCAAGCGGAAGACCCCGCCATGGGCGGCGGTCATTATCGGCCACGACCTGTCGTTCTACATGGCTGTGGAAATCGTCAAAATCTGGATTGGATAAGCTTCCTGCGAGGGGGCACACCCGCTGCTTTATCTCAAAATGCGAGGGCAAATGGACCAAATTAAAACATCGCTGGATAGTCGACTTCAACGCGTGATGGCCAACAGGGATGTAACGGGCGCTTCCGTCGCATACGTGCGGGCTGACGCGATCGAGGTGGCGGCGATCGGCCAGAGAGACGAGGTGACCGCTGCCCCTGTTACTTGCGATACCGTATTCCCAGTGGCATCGCTGACGAAGCCAATCGTATCGTACGCTGTGCTTCAGCTCGCGGATGCTGGAGTGCTGGACCTCGACGAGCCGCTTTCTCGTTCGATTGTACCGGTCGTTCCCGACGATCCGTTGTCAGCTCTTATCACGCTGCGCCACGTCCTGACACACACCTGTGGTCTACAAAACGTCCGCGGAAAGGACCCAATTCGAATGTATTTCGCTCCTGGCTCGTGGTTCAGTTATTCCAGTATGGGCTTCACGCTCATGCAGTCCGCCGTAGAAGCCCGGACTGGCGAAGGACTGGAAGCAACGGTGCGTCGTCTTGTATTTAGTCCGCTGAGGATGCGCTTGTCGAGCCTTGAGTTGCAAGACCGGTTTCTCAGTAATCTTGCCAGCCCGCACGAAGCGAAGGAGCGGATTGAAACTCATCGTCCCCTAACTGCCAACGCCTCCTATACGCTTCACACAACCGCTTCCGACTACGGCTCTTTCGTTGCGGCAGTACTCCGTGGCGATCGCCTCAAGCCCTCAACCTGGGCGACGTGGTTGACCGCGAACGTTATGGTGCCGAAGGACGAGATTGTTCACTTGCATGGCACGCCGTCGGAGACCGAGAGTGACATCGGTTGGGGGCTAGGTTGGGGCGTCGAGCCGAGTCACAGGGCGTTTTTTCAGTGGGGCAAGATGACGGGGATCAGAGCTTTCGTTTTGGGTAGTCTTGAGCAACAAGCGGCTGTCGTACTGCTGACTAACAGCAATAAAGGCCTGCGGCTGATGGCCGACGTTACTCGCGACGTACTACCGGGAAGTCATGCTGCAATTCGTTGGCTCGCCGAGAACGTCAGCGAATGAATCAGTAGAGCAACTACTAACGCCGGTCCTCGTCTGCGGTGCGACGCGAGTCGCTTGGCCAGTGGGCGGTCAGGACCGGTCGTTCGACGTTGCCCCTAGATTGCCGACAATCAGCAGAGGCGCGTAATAGTGCGTTACTTTTCTCGCCCTCGCTCAAGTCAACAGCATAAGTACGCAGGCGTTCTACAAATAAATTCAGCTGGCTTTGCCACACAGTTTGGCAGCTTGACAACGAGGCTTCGAGGAAATCCGACGTGTACCGATCACACCTTATCGCATGCATCATGGTAATTTTTCTAGGTGCAGTAATGCCGTCATGTGCATCCGCTCAGACGGAGGGTCGCAAATCTATTTCGCCTGCTTCAGATGTCAAGGGTATGCCGGAGCGTGAGCTTGTAGATACCCCGGTACCCATAGTGCAAAAGGGCCGTCTGCCCATTAAGACCCGAGCTGGCGAATTTGAAATACCGATTGCGGTGTCGCGTGACTGGACCAAGCCGCAAGATGATGTAACCCGTGCTGTCGTCGTGATACCAGGTTGGCCTCGGCGTGATCTTCGGTCAGGAGAGCACGCTGCAGAAGTGGCGGGAGCCGCTGCGAGTGCAACTGTCATAGTCACGCCTCAGTTTTTGACGGCGCGAGATGCCGCCGCACATAATTTAGCGGACAACATTCTCAGATGGGGTGAAGATGACTGGAAGGTAGGAAAGACATCGCAGGACGCGGCGGGAATCAGTTCATTTCAAGTCGTCGATGAGATTTTCCACCAGTTGGCAAATCGTGCGATTTTTCCAAACCTCAATACTATTGTGCTGGCCGGGCATTCAGCCGGGGGGCAATTTGTTCAAAACTAT
It encodes the following:
- a CDS encoding alpha/beta hydrolase, whose protein sequence is MVIFLGAVMPSCASAQTEGRKSISPASDVKGMPERELVDTPVPIVQKGRLPIKTRAGEFEIPIAVSRDWTKPQDDVTRAVVVIPGWPRRDLRSGEHAAEVAGAAASATVIVTPQFLTARDAAAHNLADNILRWGEDDWKVGKTSQDAAGISSFQVVDEIFHQLANRAIFPNLNTIVLAGHSAGGQFVQNYAVLGRGEADLGNALVHVRYVVANPATYLYLTNERPDSNGDFSPFNAAWCRSFNRWNYGLQAGIPAYSPRPSSIDELKTRYLLRDIIYLLGTADNAPDGDGQDQSCAAEAQGATRYTRGRAFDAYVHILAPHTTQQVFEAPGIGHSSYRMFSSSCGLAALFDSLGCDSASE
- a CDS encoding serine hydrolase domain-containing protein; translated protein: MDQIKTSLDSRLQRVMANRDVTGASVAYVRADAIEVAAIGQRDEVTAAPVTCDTVFPVASLTKPIVSYAVLQLADAGVLDLDEPLSRSIVPVVPDDPLSALITLRHVLTHTCGLQNVRGKDPIRMYFAPGSWFSYSSMGFTLMQSAVEARTGEGLEATVRRLVFSPLRMRLSSLELQDRFLSNLASPHEAKERIETHRPLTANASYTLHTTASDYGSFVAAVLRGDRLKPSTWATWLTANVMVPKDEIVHLHGTPSETESDIGWGLGWGVEPSHRAFFQWGKMTGIRAFVLGSLEQQAAVVLLTNSNKGLRLMADVTRDVLPGSHAAIRWLAENVSE
- a CDS encoding addiction module antidote protein, with the protein product MVKKIKVSEVSEFDAAEYLNSEEDVAAYLTTVLEENDPALLAAAIGDIARARGMSQVARDSGIAREALYKALRPGSEPRFETISRVCAALGVRLVAQPMHITL